The following are encoded together in the Cryptomeria japonica unplaced genomic scaffold, Sugi_1.0 HiC_scaffold_226, whole genome shotgun sequence genome:
- the LOC131043434 gene encoding endoglucanase 16-like → MAKAMEALLSVVLLLFCCGGQVVRGEFDYRAALSKSILFLEAQRSGKLPQSQRVKWRGDSGLTDGHLQNVDLVGGYYDAGDNVKYGLPMAFTITTLAWGTLDYGKELKAAGEIQNARDAIRWGTDYFLKAGATPDQLWVQVGDPQADHNCWERPEDMDTPRSLYKIDKDTPGSEIAAETAAALAASSIVFRFTNPRYSHLLLQRSQSLFSFADRFKGTYGGECPFYCSVSGYNDELLWAASWLYRATKSPYYSNYIIQHDDLKAYVNEFNWDLKYAGIQVLLTDLYFQGEAQFSAYRSHAERFVCSLLPGSPIRSVKTTPGGLLYVRDGANTQYVTSAAFLLARYSDLLSAKKQTLSCGNTLFKPSDVMGFAKLQIDYLLGRNPLGISYMVGYGSKYPRQPHHRGASVVSIHQQPTKIKCIEGFMNWFHKDSSNPNTLIGAIVGGPDKYDRFVDLRTKSSMLEPTTYINSPLVGVLAKLYRMTRKTNRQF, encoded by the exons ATGGCCAAGGCAATGGAAGCGCTTTTGTCAGTGGTCTTGTTGCTGTTTTGTTGTGGAGGGCAGGTGGTTCGTGGAGAATTCGATTACAGAGCAGCCCTGTCGAAGTCTATTCTCTTCCTGGAGGCCCAACGATCTGGTAAACTCCCACAATCTCAGCGAGTAAAGTGGAGAGGAGATTCTGGCCTCACAGATGGGCACTTGCAAAAC GTTGATTTAGTTGGGGGTTACTACGATGCAGGCGATAATGTGAAATATGGGCTTCCCATGGCATTCACTATCACCACACTCGCTTGGGGCACACTGGATTATGGGAAAGAGTTGAAAGCTGCAGGAGAGATTCAGAATGCAAGGGACGCTATTAGATGGGGAACTGACTACTTTCTCAAGGCTGGTGCAACTCCAGATCAATTATGGGTTCAG GTGGGTGATCCCCAGGCAGACCATAATTGTTGGGAGCGTCCAGAAGATATGGACACTCCTCGATCTCTTTACAAGATCGATAAAGACACCCCTGGATCAGAAATTGCAGCAGAAACGGCCGCAGCCTTGGCTGCCTCCTCCATTGTTTTCAGATTCACAAACCCTCGTTACTCACACCTTCTCCTCCAACGTTCTCAATCG CTCTTCAGTTTTGCCGATCGATTCAAGGGCACCTACGGAGGAGAGTGTCCATTTTATTGCTCTGTTTCAGGCTACAAT GACGAGCTTCTCTGGGCTGCATCTTGGCTATACAGAGCTACGAAATCCCCATATTATTCCAACTATATTATCCAGCACGACGATCTAAAGGCATATGTTAATGAAttcaactgggacctcaaatatgCTGGAATTCAAGTGCTTCTAACAGAC TTATATTTCCAAGGGGAAGCTCAATTCTCAGCCTATAGAAGTCATGCAGAACGCTTTGTGTGTTCACTTCTTCCTGGCAGTCCCATTCGTTCTGTTAAAACCACCCCAG GAGGTTTGCTGTATGTTAGAGATGGCGCCAACACTCAGTATGTTACCAGTGCTGCTTTTTTGCTGGCAAGATACAGTGATTTACTATCAGCTAAGAAGCAAACATTGTCATGCGGCAACACTCTCTTTAAACCCAGCGACGTTATGGGCTTCGCAAAGCTACAA ATTGATTATTTATTGGGAAGGAATCCTCTCGGCATTTCATATATGGTAGGATACGGTTCCAAATACCCAAGGCAACCACATCACAGAGGAGCATCTGTAGTTTCCATTCATCAACAACCAacgaagatcaaatgcattgaaggtTTCATGAACTGGTTTCACAAAGATTCTTCCAATCCAAACACATTAATTGGGGCAATAGTGGGGGGACCAGATAAATATGACCGTTTTGTAGACCTCAGGACCAAATCTAGCATGCTTGAACCTACAACGTACATAAATTCTCCTCTCGTGGGTGTTCTTGCAAAATTGTATAGAATGACACGCAAAACTAACAGGCAGTTTTGA